In the genome of Pempheris klunzingeri isolate RE-2024b chromosome 3, fPemKlu1.hap1, whole genome shotgun sequence, one region contains:
- the mab21l2 gene encoding protein mab-21-like 2, translating to MIATQAKLVYQLNKYYNERCQARKAAIAKTIREVCKVVSDVLKEVEVQEPRFISSLSEIDARYEGMEVISPNEFEVVLYLNQMGVFNFVDDGSLPGCAVLKLSDGRKRSMSLWVEFITASGYLSARKIRSRFQTLVAQAVDKCSYRDVVKMVADTSEVKLRIRERYVVQITPAFKCTGIWPRSAAQWPMPHIPWPGPNRVAEVKAEGFNLLSKECYSLTGKQSSAESDAWVLQFSEAENRLLMAGCRKKCLSVLKTLRDRHLELPGQPLNNYHMKTLLLYECEKHPRETDWDESCLGDRLNGILLQLISCLQCRRCPHYFLPNLDLFQGKPHSALEAAAKQTWRLAREILTNAKSLDKL from the coding sequence ATGATTGCGACGCAGGCAAAGCTGGTTTACCAGCTAAACAAATATTACAACGAAAGATGCCAAGCTCGCAAAGCGGCCATTGCGAAGACTATAAGGGAGGTTTGCAAAGTGGTGTCGGATGTCCTGAAGGAGGTGGAAGTGCAGGAGCCCCGGTTTATCAGCTCCCTCAGTGAGATAGACGCGCGCTATGAGGGGATGGAGGTCATCTCCCCCAATGAGTTTGAGGTGGTGCTTTACCTCAACCAAATGGGGGTTTTCAACTTCGTGGATGACGGCTCCTTGCCGGGCTGCGCGGTGCTGAAGCTGAGCGATGGCCGTAAAAGGAGCATGTCGCTGTGGGTCGAGTTCATCACCGCCTCGGGCTACCTATCGGCCAGAAAGATCCGCTCCAGGTTTCAGACTCTGGTGGCACAGGCCGTGGACAAATGCAGCTACCGCGACGTGGTAAAGATGGTGGCGGACACCAGCGAGGTCAAACTACGGATCAGGGAGAGGTATGTGGTGCAGATCACTCCTGCGTTCAAGTGCACTGGGATTTGGCCTAGAAGTGCAGCTCAGTGGCCCATGCCCCACATCCCCTGGCCCGGTCCTAACCGGGTAGCAGAAGTCAAAGCCGAGGGCTTTAACCTCCTCTCCAAAGAGTGCTACTCGTTAACGGGGAAGCAGAGCTCGGCAGAGAGCGACGCCTGGGTTCTGCAGTTCAGCGAGGCCGAGAACAGGCTGCTGATGGCCGGCTGCAGGAAGAAGTGTCTGTCCGTCCTGAAGACTTTGAGGGACCGTCACCTGGAGCTACCGGGACAGCCGCTCAACAACTACCACATGAAGACCCTGCTGCTGTACGAGTGTGAGAAACACCCGAGAGAGACCGACTGGGACGAATCTTGCCTCGGAGACCGACTGAATGGcatcctgctgcagctcatatCCTGTCTGCAGTGTCGCAGATGCCCCCACTACTTCTTGCCAAACTTGGATTTGTTTCAGGGAAAGCCTCATTCAGCCCTGGAGGCTGCTGCTAAGCAGACGTGGAGACTAGCGAGGGAAATCCTCACCAATGCTAAAAGTTTGGACAAACTATAA